One Candidatus Schekmanbacteria bacterium genomic window carries:
- a CDS encoding DUF3473 domain-containing protein, which yields MVINCLSVDVEDYYQVSAFENLISYEDWDKYPSRVEYSTKRVLDLFENYNVKATFFVLGWIANKFPSLVKLIHSQGHEIASHGYRHSLIYNQTPAEFQKDVQKTKHILEDITGVPIKGYRGASFSITKKSLWAIEILAEEGFLYDSSIFPVYHDRYGIPSAPSSPYEIRISEERKIVEIPPLCKNVFRKNFPLGGGGYLRLFPVGIIMREISKKNSEGKSAIIYFHPWELDPNQPFIDSGSRITNLRHRIGLKKMDIKLKKILSKHRFSTFSHLLDEINSGKIDILRIKINDI from the coding sequence ATAGTAATCAATTGTCTTTCCGTTGATGTTGAAGATTATTATCAGGTAAGTGCTTTTGAAAACCTGATTTCCTATGAAGATTGGGATAAATATCCTTCAAGGGTAGAATATTCAACAAAAAGAGTTCTCGACCTTTTTGAAAACTATAATGTTAAGGCAACTTTTTTTGTTTTGGGGTGGATAGCCAATAAGTTTCCTTCTCTTGTTAAATTGATTCATTCACAAGGACATGAGATTGCAAGTCATGGCTATAGGCATTCTTTAATCTATAATCAAACACCTGCTGAATTCCAAAAAGATGTCCAAAAAACGAAACACATTTTAGAGGACATAACAGGGGTACCTATAAAGGGATATAGGGGCGCAAGCTTTTCAATAACAAAAAAATCCTTATGGGCAATTGAAATTCTTGCAGAAGAAGGATTTTTATATGATTCAAGCATATTTCCTGTTTATCACGATAGATATGGCATTCCATCTGCGCCATCATCTCCTTATGAAATTCGGATATCAGAGGAAAGAAAAATTGTTGAAATACCGCCTTTGTGCAAAAATGTTTTTAGAAAAAATTTCCCCCTTGGAGGGGGAGGATATCTTCGCCTATTTCCTGTTGGAATCATAATGCGAGAGATTTCAAAAAAAAATTCAGAGGGTAAATCAGCAATCATCTATTTTCATCCGTGGGAATTAGACCCTAATCAGCCGTTTATCGATTCTGGAAGCCGAATAACGAATTTAAGACATCGAATCGGCTTAAAGAAGATGGATATCAAATTAAAAAAAATTCTTTCGAAACATAGGTTTTCAACCTTTTCGCATTTACTTGATGAAATCAATAGCGGTAAAATCGATATTTTGAGGATAAAGATAAATGATATTTGA